In Lentilitoribacter sp. Alg239-R112, the following proteins share a genomic window:
- a CDS encoding extracellular solute-binding protein, producing MNKILKSSLVAATLLASTAIAHAACGIDGGRVNIVGNEFPAIQTVGKEAMACAGDGIEIKTNLTADHQKINLAGMTGNPAEYTSAIVANSSIVALMNGDVIRPLDDLVAKHGADLKKNQLITINGQVMAVAFMANAQHLVYRADILEKAGVEVPTTYEEMLAAAEKIRSMGLMENPVGGAYKAGWNLAQEFTNMFIGHGGEFFKSGSAEVTINNDKGIATLEMLKSLTTYMNPDYLTHDSNATNAEYRAGNVALMNMWGSRAATLLDAEGVSDEVKAGYAIAGPMTVAGGETPATTLWWDGWTVAKNTSDADAEATFIALKNGIRPELMSNAEIAKQAVWLIDGYEPTDAAKGVFAAAQAGSTPYPMVPFQGLLHTALGAEIPDFLQGKEDAAKTLADVEAAYKAAAKEKGYL from the coding sequence ATGAATAAAATTTTGAAATCTAGTTTGGTCGCTGCCACTTTACTGGCAAGCACAGCTATTGCTCACGCCGCATGCGGAATTGATGGCGGTCGTGTAAACATTGTAGGCAATGAATTTCCAGCTATTCAAACAGTTGGTAAAGAGGCCATGGCATGTGCCGGAGACGGTATTGAAATTAAAACCAATTTAACGGCAGATCATCAAAAGATTAATCTCGCTGGCATGACAGGCAATCCTGCCGAATATACATCAGCTATTGTTGCAAATTCATCTATTGTTGCTCTCATGAATGGTGACGTCATTCGTCCATTGGATGATTTAGTTGCAAAGCATGGTGCCGATCTTAAGAAAAATCAACTTATAACAATTAATGGCCAAGTCATGGCTGTTGCATTCATGGCAAATGCTCAGCATCTTGTTTATCGCGCCGATATTTTGGAAAAAGCAGGTGTTGAAGTTCCAACAACATACGAAGAGATGTTGGCAGCAGCTGAAAAAATTCGCTCAATGGGCTTGATGGAAAACCCTGTAGGTGGTGCATACAAAGCCGGCTGGAATTTAGCTCAAGAATTTACAAACATGTTTATCGGCCATGGTGGTGAATTCTTTAAATCGGGTTCTGCGGAAGTCACAATTAACAATGACAAAGGCATTGCTACGTTAGAAATGCTCAAGTCTTTAACTACATACATGAACCCAGATTATCTTACCCATGATTCAAACGCGACAAATGCCGAGTATCGTGCAGGTAATGTTGCATTGATGAATATGTGGGGATCACGCGCGGCAACACTACTTGATGCCGAAGGAGTTTCAGACGAAGTTAAGGCAGGTTATGCGATAGCTGGTCCGATGACTGTGGCTGGCGGTGAAACACCTGCAACTACATTGTGGTGGGATGGCTGGACCGTTGCCAAAAACACATCAGACGCTGATGCAGAGGCAACATTTATTGCGCTGAAAAATGGTATTCGACCTGAACTCATGTCAAACGCTGAAATTGCAAAGCAAGCCGTTTGGTTGATTGATGGTTATGAGCCAACTGATGCAGCTAAAGGCGTATTTGCAGCTGCACAAGCTGGTTCCACACCATACCCAATGGTCCCTTTCCAAGGTCTTCTTCACACAGCACTTGGTGCAGAAATCCCTGATTTCTTGCAAGGAAAAGAAGATGCTGCAAAAACATTGGCTGACGTCGAGGCCGCATATAAGGCAGCAGCTAAAGAAAAAGGCTATCTATAG